The proteins below come from a single Lepidochelys kempii isolate rLepKem1 chromosome 20, rLepKem1.hap2, whole genome shotgun sequence genomic window:
- the TMEM205 gene encoding transmembrane protein 205, protein MPMEGEPSSLAKVAQLFILSLAWGMQIWVTFISGFVLIRSVSRHTFGLVQSKLFPFYFYALVACAFLNLSIFAYYHPRELLSTMETLQGSLYFVCLVLASVNALGLSPATTAAMFRLQAIEREHGLGGEVGLAARRETYQQLRERDPKYQAARQTFFKRHGLSSLCNLACLACNGVNLLCMALHLSSL, encoded by the exons ATGCCGATGGAAGGGGAGCCCAGCAGCCTGGCCAAAGTCGCCCAGCTCTTCATCCTGTCTCTGGCCTGGGGGATGCAGATATGGGTCACCTTCATCTCAG GGTTTGTGCTTATCCGGAGCGTGAGCCGACACACCTTCGGCCTGGTCCAGAGCAAGCTCTTCCCCTTCTACTTCTATGCCCTGGTGGCCTGCGCCTTCCTCAACCTCTCCATCTTTGCCTACTACCACCCccgagagctgctgagcaccatGGAGACCCTGCAG GGCTCTCTCTACTTCGTCTGCCTCGTCCTGGCCAGCGTTAACGCCCTGGGCTTGTCCCCGGCCACCACGGCGGCCATGTTCCGGTTGCAGGCCATTGAGCGGGAACACGGCCTGGGCGGGGAggtggggctggcggccaggcgcGAGACGTACCAGCAGCTGCGGGAGAGGGACCCCAAGTACCAGGCCGCGCGGCAGACGTTCTTCAAGCGCCACGGGCTGTCGTCCCTCTGCAACCTCGCCTGCCTCGCCTGCAACGGAGTCAACCTGCTGTGCATGGCGCTGCACCTCAGCAGCTTGTAG
- the CCDC159 gene encoding coiled-coil domain-containing protein 159, protein MDALKGQVLTTKETTLITVSKEDKNRGNAPSGYLSRASSNAGLTQLETEAFETNAGMIQAMLPDSQKILTNELEIIKSQLHAQAKAFEALSHSVSLLEQESSLQQRKIQQLEEELSRACGPAQGEMFERLVDGKILEVWAAMAKEVEGLQESLLERPDHRMIQRGDSLENLSLEILESKKFLWEELESVQGEMRRIHQKLTLLGGRSASSAPFSKWEN, encoded by the exons ATGGATGCGCTCAAGGGGCAGGTCCTGACCACCAAG GAGACCACTTTGATCACAGTCTCCAAGGAGGACAAGAACAGGGGTAATGCACCCAGCGGCTACTTATCCAGGGCCAGCAGCAATGCAGGGCTG ACCCAGCTGGAGACGGAGGCCTTCGAGACAAATG CAGGGATGATCCAGGCGATGCTCCCAGATTCCCAGAAGATCCTGACAAATGAGCTGGAGATCATCAAAAGCCAACTCCATGCCCAGGCAAAG GCCTTCGAAGCCCTGAGCCACTCGGTCTCCCTGCTGGAGCAGGAGAGCAGCCTGCAGCAGCGAAAGATCCAGCAGCTGGAAG AGGAGTTGAGCCGAGCCTGCGGCCCGGCCCAGGGGGAGATGTTCGAGCGACTGGTGGATGGGAAGATCCTGGAGGTCTGGGCTGCCATGGCCAAGGAGGTGGAAGGGCTGCAGGAGTCTCTGCTGGAGCGCCCCGACCACCGCATGATCCAGAGGGGTGACTCGCTGGAGAACCTGTCCTTGGAGATCCTGGAGAG CAAGAAATTCCTCTGGGAGGAGCTGGAGTCAGTGCAAGGTGAGATGAGGAGGATCCATCAGAAATTGA ccctgctgggaggcaggTCTGCATCATCAGCCCCATTTTCcaagtgggaaaactga